In Elaeis guineensis isolate ETL-2024a chromosome 1, EG11, whole genome shotgun sequence, a genomic segment contains:
- the LOC105036719 gene encoding DAR GTPase 3, chloroplastic → MASLALPAHPRPSVSPTPRFKTPSLRSAAPRLVVSSAVAGGTSLRWFQKEKINLSKHVNESFHEEGDWENLDADVYHWTRSLRPVQWYPGHIAKAEKELKEQIKLMDVVVEVRDARIPMATSHPQMDSWLGNRKKILVLNREDMISAADRNAWANFFSRQGIKVVFANGQLGMGTMKLGRLAKLLATGVNTKRRAKGLLPRPVRAGIVGYPNVGKSSLINRLLRRRMCPAAPRPGVTRELKWVRFGKDLELLDSPGILPMRISDQAAAIKLAICDDIGERSYDAPDVAAILVQMLTRLPAVGLDTLCKRYRIDSDGHCGKIFLEKLALHLFNGDVSQAAVRVLSDFRKGKFGWIALERPPR, encoded by the exons ATGGCTTCTTTAGCCCTTCCGGCCCACCCTCGGCCCTCCGTCTCCCCAACTCCGCGCTTCAAGACCCCGTCCCTCCGTTCGGCGGCTCCCAGACTTGTCGTCTCAAGCGCG GTTGCTGGTGGAACATCACTACGTTGGTTCCAGAAAGAGAAAATCAACCTTTCTAAACATGTGAATGAGAGCTTCCATGAAGAAGGTGATTGGGAAAATTTGGATGCTGATGTGTATCACTGGACAAGGTCATTACGTCCTGTGCAG TGGTATCCTGGTCATATTGCAAAAGCAGAAAAAGAGTTGAAAGAACAAATAAAGTTAATGGATGTTGTCGTAGAAGTTCGTGATGCCAGGATTCCTATGGCTACAAGCCATCCGCAG ATGGATTCCTGGCTTGGCAATCGGAAAAAAATTCTAGTTTTGAATAGAGAAGACATGATATCTGCTGCTGACAGAAATGCATGGGCTAATTTCTTCTCAAGGCAGGGCATAAAAGTTGTTTTTGCCAATGGGCAGCTTGGAATG GGTACCATGAAACTCGGAAGGCTTGCAAAGTTATTAGCCACTGGTGTGAATACGAAACGTAGAGCTAAGGGACTCCTACCTCGTCCT GTCCGAGCTGGAATAGTTGGATATCCAAATGTAGGAAAATCTTCTCTAATTAACCGTTTATTGAGGCGGCGAATGTGTCCAGCAGCTCCTAGGCCAGGAGTCACAAGAGAACTGAA ATGGGTCCGTTTTGGGAAAGATTTAGAGTTGTTGGACTCCCCCGGCATATTACCAATGCGAATAAGTGATCAGGCAGCTGCAATCAAGCTTGCAATATGTGATGACATTGGGGAGAGATCATACGATGCTCCTGATGTGGCTGCCATTCTTGTACAAATGTTGACAAGGCTTCCAGCAGTAG GCTTAGATACTCTCTGCAAGCGCTATAGAATTGATTCAGATGGTCACTGTGGTAAAAT ATTTCTAGAGAAACTTGCCCTTCATTTGTTTAATGGAGATGTTAGTCAGGCTGCTGTCCGTGTCTTGAGTGACTTTAGGAAAGGGAAATTTGGTTGGATTGCACTAGAGAGGCCTCCTAGGTGA